The nucleotide sequence TTCACCGGCCGGCACGGCTTCGTTCATGAACAAGCCCCGCTTGTGGACAATGTCGACCGCTTTTTCAAACGGCAATACCCCCGAAGCAACCAATGCGCTGTATTCACCGAGGCTGTGGCCAGCCGTAAAGTCTGGCAAGATGCCTGCGCGGTTCAGCCGTTCGGTAATCATTGCGCTCACTGTAAGAAGCGCGGGCTGTGCATGATATGTAAGAGTTAAATTTTCCTGCGGGCCTTCAAGCATCAATTGGGATAAATTAACGCCCAGCGCTTCATCCGCATCATTGAAATATTGGCGGCTCTTTTCATCAGCGAGGAAACTTTCGCCCATGCCAATTGTTTGGGAACCTTGCCCTGGATAAATAAACGCAATTTTAGTCATTTGGGTTCTCCTTTTTCAACGTACTGTAAATCGTGCCGGTTACATCATATTCAACCATGGTCCGTGTTTGGCGGATGGCGTTGAACAAGGCATTCGCATTAGAAGAGCCGTGGGCTTTGATGACCGGTGCTTTCAGCCCGAATAACCCGGCGCCTCCGTACTCGCTGTAGTCCAGCATGCCTTTCAGGCCGTTCAAATCGTTCTTCACTAAAAGAGCAGCCAATTTTGTCTTCGTTGATGACATAAAAACATCTTTGATCATCGAAAAGACATTCATCGCAGTGCCTTCAATCGTTTTCAAGACCATATTGCCGGTAAAGCCGTCCGTTACAACCACATCCGCAGCGCCGTTCAGCAAATCACGCGATTCCACATTGCCGATAAAATTCACAGGCGCTTCTTTCAGCAACGGAAAAGCGGCCTTCGTTAAATCGTTGCCTTTTTTCTCTTCCGTGCCGATATTCAGTAAGCCGACTGTCGGATTTTGAATGCCGCGTACTTTTTCGGCATAAATGCTGCCCATTACTGCATACTGGACAAGATGCTCCGGACGCGCTTCAGCGTTTGCACCCATATCCAACATAACAAATCCTTTACCGTCGATTGTCGGCAAAGTTGGAGCCAAAGCCGGGCGGTCTACACCATCAATGCGCCCAACGATAAACAAGCCCGCTGCCATCAGTGCTCCAGTATTGCCTGCAGATACACAAGCGTCAGCACGGCCGTCTTTCACCGCTTGCGCCATCTGGACCATGGATGCTCCTTTTTTGCGGCGCACTGCCCGCACTGGATCATCTGTCGCTTCGATAATTTCCTCGCAATGGATTACATTCAGCCGTTCGTGTTGTTTTAAAAAAGGCTCCATTTTTTCCTGATGGCCATAAAGCTGCACCGATATATCACCGAATTCTTCCAGCGCTTTATAAACCCCTTCAATAATCTCTTTCGGGGCATTGTCGCCGCCCATTCCATCTACTGCTATAATCATTTTTCGTCACCTTCACTTTGTTCCGTCATGCGGTACATTTCAAATGTACCGATAAATACAGTCGCCAAATCCACCGAGGAAACGACTTTTACGTATGCACGGTTTTTCTCTGGATGGCGGTCCACTACCTGGGCTTTTGCCACTACCCGCTGGCCGGCTGTCACCGGACGCAGGAATTGGAGTTCCGACTTAACCGTCAGCGCCAGTTCGTCGTTCATCACCGCCACGGCAAGAGAGTTCGCCTGGGCGAACAAATGGTGTCCCCTCGCAATTTGGTTGCGCTGGAAAACATGTTCCGGTTTCACGTCGAATATTGAAATGGCCCGTTCATCGAGTTCAATATCTATAATTTCACCGATGACTTCGTCAATCGGCAAAGATTTCACTTCATCTTCAAATGTTTTGACGGCCACATGCTTGATGCGTTCACGCAACTCCGGAATTCCGAGTTCCATCCGGTCGAGACGGATCGTCTGGACACTGACATCAAATTTGGTCGACAGCTCATCATCTGTGACAAACGGATTGTCATTGATGGACGCTGTCAACGCGCGCTGCCGCTCTTTTTTTGGTTTTCTCACCCTGTCACCGCCCGCTATTAGCACTTGGTACTAATATGAGTATATAAATAACAAAAAAAGAATGCAAGGATTATCTGAATCCTGCATTCTTAATCCAGC is from Planococcus liqunii and encodes:
- the plsX gene encoding phosphate acyltransferase PlsX is translated as MIIAVDGMGGDNAPKEIIEGVYKALEEFGDISVQLYGHQEKMEPFLKQHERLNVIHCEEIIEATDDPVRAVRRKKGASMVQMAQAVKDGRADACVSAGNTGALMAAGLFIVGRIDGVDRPALAPTLPTIDGKGFVMLDMGANAEARPEHLVQYAVMGSIYAEKVRGIQNPTVGLLNIGTEEKKGNDLTKAAFPLLKEAPVNFIGNVESRDLLNGAADVVVTDGFTGNMVLKTIEGTAMNVFSMIKDVFMSSTKTKLAALLVKNDLNGLKGMLDYSEYGGAGLFGLKAPVIKAHGSSNANALFNAIRQTRTMVEYDVTGTIYSTLKKENPND
- the fapR gene encoding transcription factor FapR, whose amino-acid sequence is MRKPKKERQRALTASINDNPFVTDDELSTKFDVSVQTIRLDRMELGIPELRERIKHVAVKTFEDEVKSLPIDEVIGEIIDIELDERAISIFDVKPEHVFQRNQIARGHHLFAQANSLAVAVMNDELALTVKSELQFLRPVTAGQRVVAKAQVVDRHPEKNRAYVKVVSSVDLATVFIGTFEMYRMTEQSEGDEK